A region from the Halomarina litorea genome encodes:
- a CDS encoding ABC transporter permease translates to MSLGTPSRRAVRETVVLARAVAYKSLVLRVRYAFNTVTSLVTIYVFFALLVFGGRELAPQAIANTLDGIVVGFFLLLMATVAYADLSWDLTREAQWGTLEQLYMSPQGFGRVVAVKTGVNLLVSFGYGAVLLALMVATTGVSLALDPLTVVPLGLLTLASAVGVGFALGGLALVFKRIENLFQLVQFAFVALVALPVEEAPVLKLLPLSLGSHLLRRAMGEGVALWDLPTGDLALLCLTAAGYLGCGYVLFRRLSREARRRGTLGQY, encoded by the coding sequence GTGAGCCTCGGGACTCCCTCCCGGCGTGCGGTGCGGGAGACGGTCGTCCTCGCCCGGGCCGTCGCGTACAAGTCGCTCGTCTTGCGGGTGCGCTACGCGTTCAACACCGTGACGAGCCTCGTCACCATCTACGTCTTCTTCGCGCTGCTGGTGTTTGGCGGGCGGGAACTCGCCCCGCAGGCCATCGCGAACACGCTGGACGGCATCGTCGTCGGGTTCTTCCTCCTCCTGATGGCGACGGTGGCCTACGCCGACCTCTCGTGGGACCTCACCCGCGAGGCGCAGTGGGGGACGCTCGAACAGTTGTACATGTCGCCACAGGGTTTCGGGCGCGTCGTCGCGGTGAAGACGGGCGTGAACCTGCTGGTGAGCTTCGGCTACGGGGCCGTGTTGCTCGCGCTGATGGTCGCCACCACGGGCGTCTCGCTCGCCCTCGACCCGCTGACCGTGGTCCCGCTGGGACTGCTGACGCTCGCCTCCGCCGTCGGCGTCGGGTTCGCGCTCGGCGGCCTCGCGCTGGTGTTCAAGCGCATCGAGAACCTCTTTCAACTCGTCCAGTTCGCGTTCGTCGCCCTCGTGGCCCTTCCCGTCGAGGAGGCACCGGTCCTGAAACTGCTCCCGCTCTCGCTGGGGAGTCACCTCCTCCGGCGGGCGATGGGCGAGGGGGTGGCGCTGTGGGACCTCCCGACGGGTGACCTCGCACTCCTCTGTCTGACGGCGGCGGGCTACCTCGGCTGTGGCTACGTCCTCTTCCGACGCCTCTCACGGGAGGCGCGCAGGCGCGGGACGCTCGGGCAGTACTGA
- a CDS encoding ABC transporter ATP-binding protein: MRLTTANRERQEPPTAVAVDRLVKRYGEVRAVDGVSFSVDPGSVVGLLGPNGAGKTTLIKCALGLLVPDEGTVRVDGVDVRDPAVYRHVGAMLEGARNLYWRLTVRENVRFFASLQGIDSRERREEHAHLLDSLGLGAYADTAVNDLSRGMKQQAALACTLARETPVVFLDEPTLGLDVEASYALRQRLRSLAEEEGRTVLVSSHDMDVLQEVCDRLVVLNEGRVVADGSVDDLTGALRTRAYRVTLAGPLAARERERLAADHGVERWQWLPEGVRFEVTLDDAAAFYDLVDAVRALDTDLLSVTAVEPNLEDAFLRLTNDRGAA; encoded by the coding sequence ATGCGTCTGACAACGGCCAACCGGGAGCGACAGGAGCCACCGACAGCCGTGGCCGTCGACCGCCTCGTGAAGCGCTACGGGGAGGTGCGGGCCGTCGACGGCGTCTCGTTCAGCGTCGACCCCGGGTCGGTCGTGGGACTGCTCGGGCCGAACGGCGCGGGGAAGACGACGCTCATCAAGTGCGCCCTCGGCCTGCTGGTCCCCGACGAGGGGACGGTGCGCGTCGACGGCGTCGACGTCCGCGACCCGGCGGTCTACCGCCACGTCGGGGCGATGCTCGAGGGCGCGCGCAACCTCTACTGGCGGCTCACGGTCCGCGAGAACGTCCGCTTTTTCGCCAGCCTGCAGGGCATCGACTCGCGCGAGCGCCGGGAGGAACACGCCCACCTGCTGGACTCGCTGGGACTCGGCGCGTACGCCGACACCGCGGTCAACGACCTCTCGCGCGGGATGAAACAGCAGGCGGCGCTCGCGTGCACCCTCGCGCGCGAGACGCCCGTCGTCTTCCTCGACGAACCGACGCTCGGTCTGGACGTCGAGGCGTCGTACGCCCTCCGCCAGCGACTCCGCTCGCTGGCCGAGGAGGAGGGCCGGACGGTCCTCGTCTCCAGTCACGACATGGACGTGCTCCAGGAGGTGTGCGACCGCCTCGTCGTCCTCAACGAGGGACGGGTCGTCGCCGACGGGAGCGTCGACGACCTGACGGGGGCGCTCCGGACGCGGGCCTACCGCGTCACGCTTGCGGGGCCGCTCGCCGCGCGCGAACGTGAGCGACTCGCCGCCGACCACGGCGTCGAGCGCTGGCAGTGGCTCCCCGAGGGCGTCCGCTTCGAGGTGACGCTCGACGACGCGGCGGCCTTCTACGACCTCGTGGACGCGGTCCGCGCCCTCGACACCGACCTCCTGTCCGTGACCGCCGTCGAACCCAACCTCGAAGACGCGTTCCTTCGGCTGACGAACGACCGGGGGGCGGCGTGA
- a CDS encoding NADH-quinone oxidoreductase subunit J: MAVAETLAFALFAIITVGSSLGVVLVRDTWHAALLLGVALLSVAVHYVMLQAEFLATMQVLVYVGGVLILITFAVMLVRNPDADVDKEVMT; the protein is encoded by the coding sequence ATGGCAGTCGCAGAAACACTAGCGTTCGCCCTGTTCGCCATCATCACGGTGGGGAGCAGCCTCGGGGTGGTGCTGGTGCGCGACACGTGGCACGCGGCGCTCTTACTCGGCGTCGCGTTGCTCTCCGTGGCCGTGCACTACGTCATGCTGCAGGCTGAGTTCCTGGCGACGATGCAAGTCCTCGTCTACGTCGGCGGGGTTCTCATCCTCATCACGTTCGCCGTGATGCTGGTCCGCAACCCCGACGCGGACGTCGACAAGGAGGTAATGACCTGA
- the nuoK gene encoding NADH-quinone oxidoreductase subunit NuoK → MVPVQYYLLLSAAVFCIGLFGVLTRRNALFFLMSVELMLNAANVNFVAFSYQTGNLTGQVFSLFTMALAAAEVAVGIGIILVLYRNFKDVDVTDATTMRW, encoded by the coding sequence ATGGTCCCCGTCCAGTACTACCTGCTGCTCTCGGCGGCGGTGTTCTGCATCGGGCTGTTCGGCGTGTTGACGCGCCGCAACGCCCTGTTCTTCCTGATGAGCGTCGAGCTGATGCTGAACGCGGCGAACGTCAACTTCGTCGCGTTCTCCTACCAGACCGGCAACCTGACGGGACAGGTGTTCAGCCTGTTCACGATGGCGCTGGCGGCCGCCGAGGTCGCGGTGGGTATCGGCATCATCCTCGTGCTGTACCGCAACTTCAAGGACGTGGACGTGACTGACGCGACGACGATGAGGTGGTAA
- a CDS encoding DHH family phosphoesterase → MTTRLVLGCGPLGHTLIDELREVPGEMLVITDNENRVETLRGENIPAQLGDCTDPAAITRSHGGDDPSVESVVVAGRESDQNHQAALAAKQAFPDAVVLVCLGEDPTDDQRAAIASVADTVVDPIALVADEVLGTAGRGNLRLRQLRRVLRGLDGPLAVVMHDNPDPDAIASATALVAIAAAAGCEAEPCYYGDITHQENRALVNLLEYDLTNLEADDDLSRFAGFALVDHSRPGVNDQLPEDTPIDIVIDHHPPREPIEATFVDLRSDVGATSTLLADYLDAFGLTPSQSVATGLLYGIRVDTKDFSREVSVEDFEAAAYLLPYVDTATLERVESPSISVDTIETVGRAIRNRQVRGSVLTSCVGRLRSRDALAQAADRLLDLEDVATTLVYGYRDGTIYASARTRGTDLDVGETLREAFSQIGDAGGHADMAGAQISLGLLGSVDDESGEELTGIIEDVINDRFFETLRSRPDWDVTELYREGIGGLPVGANEDRET, encoded by the coding sequence ATGACGACTCGGCTCGTCCTCGGCTGTGGGCCGCTCGGGCACACGCTCATCGACGAGCTACGGGAGGTGCCCGGCGAGATGCTGGTCATCACCGACAACGAGAACCGAGTCGAAACCCTCCGCGGGGAGAACATCCCGGCGCAACTGGGCGACTGTACCGACCCGGCGGCCATCACGCGGTCGCACGGGGGCGACGACCCGTCCGTCGAGAGCGTCGTCGTCGCGGGGCGCGAATCCGACCAGAACCACCAGGCGGCCCTCGCCGCGAAGCAGGCCTTCCCCGACGCGGTAGTCCTCGTGTGCTTAGGGGAGGACCCAACGGACGACCAGCGCGCGGCCATCGCGTCGGTGGCCGACACCGTGGTCGACCCCATCGCGCTCGTCGCCGACGAGGTACTCGGGACCGCCGGGCGGGGAAACCTCCGCCTGCGCCAGCTCCGGCGGGTCCTCCGGGGGCTCGACGGCCCGCTGGCGGTCGTGATGCACGACAACCCCGACCCGGACGCCATCGCGAGCGCGACGGCGCTGGTCGCCATCGCGGCCGCCGCCGGGTGCGAGGCCGAACCCTGTTACTACGGCGACATCACCCACCAGGAGAACCGCGCGCTGGTCAACTTACTGGAGTACGACCTGACGAACCTCGAAGCGGACGACGACCTCTCGCGGTTCGCCGGGTTCGCGCTGGTCGACCACTCCCGCCCCGGCGTCAACGACCAGTTGCCGGAGGACACGCCCATCGACATCGTCATCGACCACCACCCGCCGCGCGAACCCATCGAGGCGACGTTCGTCGACCTCAGGAGCGACGTGGGGGCGACGAGCACCCTGCTCGCGGACTACCTCGACGCCTTCGGTCTCACACCGTCCCAGTCGGTGGCGACGGGCCTCCTCTACGGTATCCGGGTGGACACCAAGGACTTCAGCCGCGAGGTGTCCGTCGAGGACTTCGAGGCCGCCGCCTACCTCCTCCCGTACGTCGACACGGCGACGCTCGAACGCGTCGAGTCACCGAGCATCAGCGTCGACACCATCGAGACGGTCGGTCGGGCCATCCGCAACCGGCAGGTCCGGGGGAGCGTGCTGACTTCCTGTGTCGGTCGGCTCCGGTCGCGCGACGCCCTCGCACAGGCCGCAGACCGCCTGCTCGACCTGGAGGACGTGGCCACGACGCTCGTCTACGGCTACCGCGACGGGACCATCTACGCCTCCGCGCGGACCCGCGGGACGGACCTCGACGTCGGCGAGACGCTCCGCGAGGCGTTCTCGCAGATCGGCGACGCGGGCGGGCACGCCGACATGGCGGGCGCGCAGATCTCCCTCGGGTTGCTCGGGAGCGTCGACGACGAGAGCGGCGAGGAACTCACCGGCATCATTGAGGACGTGATCAACGACCGCTTCTTCGAGACGCTCCGGTCGCGGCCCGACTGGGACGTGACCGAGTTGTACCGGGAGGGCATCGGGGGGTTGCCCGTCGGGGCGAACGAGGACAGGGAGACCTGA
- a CDS encoding CBS domain-containing ParB/RepB/Spo0J family partition protein produces the protein MAEGEHKPRVKDYMTRDVVTVGVDETVDDVKRRISESKEHSGFPVCDGRRVHGFVSARDLLLAEDYEPMFKVMNDDLIVAHPDMDITDAARVILRSGIQKLPVVDDTGNLVGIISNADVVRSQIERATPSKVEKLIETLRNIHGVDMRQERRKVALSRLTPTQSRVYTDELEGRSYELQNGLAEPLVVIDNGGDRLLLADGHHRVKAANRQGIEEMDAYVIVLDERVPLGIAETARKENLVDIDDIQEVDYAHHPLVETTKRLQKQDRD, from the coding sequence ATGGCCGAGGGCGAGCACAAGCCGCGCGTCAAGGACTACATGACCCGCGACGTGGTCACGGTGGGCGTCGACGAGACGGTCGACGACGTGAAGCGTCGCATCTCCGAGAGCAAGGAGCACTCCGGGTTCCCGGTGTGTGACGGGCGGCGCGTCCACGGGTTCGTCAGCGCCCGCGACCTCCTCCTGGCGGAGGACTACGAGCCGATGTTCAAGGTGATGAACGACGACCTCATCGTCGCGCACCCGGACATGGACATCACCGACGCCGCGCGCGTCATCCTGCGGTCGGGCATCCAGAAACTCCCCGTCGTCGACGACACGGGCAACCTCGTCGGGATCATCTCGAACGCCGACGTGGTGCGCTCGCAGATCGAGCGCGCGACGCCGAGCAAGGTGGAGAAACTCATCGAGACTCTGCGGAACATCCACGGGGTCGACATGCGTCAGGAGCGCCGCAAGGTGGCGCTCTCGCGACTCACCCCAACGCAGTCGCGCGTCTACACGGACGAACTGGAGGGACGCTCGTACGAACTCCAGAACGGGCTGGCGGAACCGCTCGTCGTCATCGACAACGGCGGGGACCGACTGCTCCTCGCGGACGGCCACCACCGCGTGAAGGCCGCCAACCGGCAGGGCATCGAGGAGATGGACGCCTACGTCATCGTCCTCGACGAACGGGTCCCCCTCGGCATCGCAGAGACCGCCCGCAAGGAGAACCTCGTCGACATCGACGACATTCAGGAGGTCGACTACGCCCACCACCCCCTCGTGGAGACGACCAAGCGCCTCCAGAAACAGGACCGGGACTGA
- a CDS encoding NuoI/complex I 23 kDa subunit family protein, with the protein MIGILKGMATTMKHALDGSTFTVEYPDAAPEVSPRFRGIHKFSQERCIWCRQCENVCPNDTIQIVTDDQRNGEQYNLHVGQCIYCRLCEEVCPVDAILLTQNFEFTADTKDEFAYNKEQLKNVPWYKDIDPLASREPDRGSWIGEGEGEVDYQ; encoded by the coding sequence ATGATTGGAATCCTCAAGGGCATGGCGACCACCATGAAACACGCCCTGGACGGCTCGACGTTCACCGTCGAGTACCCGGACGCCGCACCCGAGGTCAGCCCTCGGTTCCGCGGTATCCACAAGTTCAGCCAGGAGCGCTGTATCTGGTGCCGCCAGTGTGAGAACGTCTGCCCGAACGACACGATACAGATCGTCACGGACGACCAGCGGAACGGCGAGCAGTACAACCTCCACGTCGGCCAGTGTATCTACTGCCGACTGTGCGAGGAAGTCTGCCCCGTCGACGCCATCCTGCTCACCCAGAACTTCGAGTTCACGGCGGACACGAAAGACGAGTTCGCCTACAACAAAGAGCAGTTGAAGAACGTCCCGTGGTACAAGGACATCGACCCGCTCGCGTCGCGCGAACCCGACCGGGGTTCGTGGATCGGCGAGGGCGAGGGCGAAGTGGACTACCAGTAG
- the nuoL gene encoding NADH-quinone oxidoreductase subunit L, giving the protein MAEGAFAFAPAIALLPFASFVVALFAGKYLPKRGALAGITATLGSLLLSLWVLFTVYTGETYNEVIYQWVAAEDPVGLQFGLLLDQLSALMLVIVSLIAVLVHVFSLGYMNDEGETGLPRYYAELGLFTASMLGFVMSSNLLMAFMFFELVGLCSYLLIGFWFREAGPPSAAKKAFLVTRFGDYFFLVGVVAVFGTFGTAAFAGPESFPHLAEQALAGEGEIRTFFGLDPQAWFSVIGLLVLGGVMGKSAQFPFHTWLPDAMEGPTPVSALIHAATMVAAGVYLVARMYGFYALLPTVLAVIAFVGGFTALFAATMAVVKREIKQVLAYSTISQYGYIMLALGTGGYVAAVFHLTTHAIFKALLFLGAGSVIIAMHHNEDMWDMGGLKERMPVTYYAFLSGSLALAGIVPFAGFWSKDEVLFEALVHGLGSPLLLGAWAMGLLAVFLTGFYTFRMVLLTFHGEPRTETARDPHGVGWNVKGPLAVLGVLAATIGFINMVPVAKLTGAHIDFLHTWLLGTPEELFTGLHHYEVLLEESAGYEAVYLFGEVGTMLASAAVSLGLALAGAGLAWVLYSGPSPEEHTDKLGSAKTVLFNNYYQDEYQVWLAEGLTANVARGADKFDQGVVDGVVNGISSVSLFSGSRVRRIQTGIVSNYAALLTLGLVTLLVVVGVLGGWFV; this is encoded by the coding sequence ATGGCAGAAGGCGCATTCGCATTCGCACCGGCTATCGCACTGCTCCCGTTCGCCTCGTTCGTCGTGGCGCTCTTCGCGGGGAAGTACCTCCCGAAGCGCGGTGCCCTCGCGGGCATCACCGCCACGCTCGGGTCGCTCCTGCTCTCGCTGTGGGTCCTGTTCACCGTCTACACCGGTGAGACCTACAACGAGGTCATCTACCAGTGGGTGGCCGCGGAGGACCCCGTCGGCCTCCAGTTCGGCCTCCTGCTCGACCAGTTGAGCGCGCTGATGCTCGTCATCGTCTCGCTCATCGCGGTCCTCGTCCACGTCTTCTCGCTCGGCTACATGAACGACGAGGGCGAGACGGGTCTGCCCCGCTACTACGCCGAACTCGGCCTGTTCACGGCGAGCATGCTCGGGTTCGTCATGAGTTCGAACCTGCTGATGGCGTTCATGTTCTTCGAACTCGTCGGCCTCTGTTCGTACCTCCTCATCGGCTTCTGGTTCCGCGAGGCCGGCCCGCCGAGCGCGGCGAAGAAGGCGTTCCTCGTCACCCGCTTCGGGGACTACTTCTTCCTCGTCGGCGTCGTCGCCGTCTTCGGGACCTTCGGGACGGCGGCGTTCGCCGGTCCCGAGAGCTTCCCGCACCTCGCCGAACAGGCGCTCGCGGGCGAGGGCGAGATTCGAACGTTCTTCGGACTGGACCCGCAGGCGTGGTTCAGCGTCATCGGACTGCTCGTCCTCGGCGGCGTGATGGGCAAGTCGGCGCAGTTCCCCTTCCACACGTGGCTCCCCGACGCGATGGAGGGTCCGACCCCCGTGTCGGCGCTCATCCACGCGGCGACGATGGTCGCGGCGGGCGTCTACCTCGTCGCCCGGATGTACGGCTTCTACGCGCTCTTGCCGACCGTACTCGCCGTCATCGCGTTCGTGGGCGGCTTCACCGCCCTGTTCGCGGCGACGATGGCCGTCGTCAAGCGCGAGATCAAGCAGGTCCTCGCGTACTCCACCATCTCACAGTACGGCTACATCATGCTCGCGCTGGGGACCGGTGGGTACGTCGCGGCGGTCTTCCACCTGACCACCCACGCCATCTTCAAGGCGCTGTTGTTCCTCGGCGCAGGGTCGGTCATCATCGCCATGCACCACAACGAGGACATGTGGGACATGGGCGGGCTGAAAGAGCGGATGCCCGTCACCTACTACGCGTTCCTCTCCGGGTCGCTGGCGCTCGCGGGTATCGTCCCCTTCGCCGGCTTCTGGTCGAAAGACGAGGTGCTGTTCGAGGCGCTCGTCCACGGCCTCGGCTCGCCGCTCCTGCTCGGCGCGTGGGCGATGGGTCTGCTCGCCGTCTTCCTCACCGGGTTCTACACCTTCCGGATGGTCCTCCTGACCTTCCACGGCGAACCCCGGACGGAGACGGCGCGCGACCCCCACGGCGTCGGCTGGAACGTCAAGGGGCCGCTCGCGGTGCTCGGTGTGCTGGCGGCCACGATCGGGTTCATCAACATGGTCCCGGTCGCCAAGCTCACCGGCGCGCACATCGACTTCCTGCACACGTGGCTTCTCGGCACGCCCGAGGAGCTGTTCACGGGGCTGCACCACTACGAGGTGCTCCTCGAGGAGTCCGCCGGCTACGAGGCGGTGTACCTCTTCGGCGAGGTCGGGACGATGCTCGCCTCCGCCGCGGTGTCGCTCGGCCTCGCTCTCGCGGGCGCGGGCCTCGCGTGGGTGCTCTACAGTGGCCCGTCGCCCGAGGAGCACACGGACAAACTCGGTTCGGCAAAGACAGTGCTGTTCAACAACTACTACCAGGACGAGTATCAGGTGTGGCTCGCGGAGGGCCTGACGGCCAACGTCGCCCGCGGCGCGGACAAGTTCGACCAGGGCGTCGTCGACGGCGTCGTCAACGGCATCTCCTCCGTCTCCCTCTTCTCGGGGAGTCGCGTTCGCCGCATCCAGACGGGTATCGTGTCTAACTACGCGGCGCTGCTGACGCTGGGCCTCGTGACCCTGCTCGTCGTCGTCGGCGTCCTCGGGGGGTGGTTCGTCTAA
- a CDS encoding complex I subunit 4 family protein: MLVEVLIALCLLGAGIVFLAPDRVAGKLAAAISLLPVLGSLYMYATFDGQGNALLGGTLAFETTVEWLTVGGYQLMYHTGLDGISMPLVVLSTVLTTLAILSAWTPIDARESQFYGLMLFMEASLIGVFAALDFFVWFVFWEAVLIPMYFLVGVWGGPRRKYAAIKFFVYTNVASLIMFVGFFALVFGLGDSISSLGLPEIAQALNDGQLGSLAGLAPDTLALVAFVLMFFGFAVKVPVAPLHTWLPDAHVEAPTPASVMLAGVMLKMGTYALLRFNFTMLPNVAADLAPFIAALGVVSVIYGSLLALAQQDLKRIVAYSSVSSMGYVILGLVAYTLYGVGGATFQMVAHGLISGLMFLCVGVIYNTTHTRMVGDMSGLADRMPYTVGAFVAGSFAYMGLPLMAGFAGEFFIFKGAFASTVLEGAPIFTAVAMFGIVVVAGYLLFAMQRTLFGDFFSATDYPVERAAVHDLVPLFVLVLFIIALGTAPDIFFAMIRDASDPIVQLVEGEQAGLDSLASVLGGVR, translated from the coding sequence ATGCTCGTCGAGGTCCTCATCGCGCTCTGTCTGCTCGGGGCGGGAATCGTCTTTCTCGCGCCCGACCGCGTCGCCGGGAAGCTCGCGGCGGCCATCAGCCTGCTCCCGGTCCTCGGGAGCCTCTACATGTACGCCACCTTCGACGGGCAGGGCAACGCCCTGCTCGGTGGGACGCTGGCGTTCGAGACCACCGTCGAGTGGCTCACGGTCGGCGGCTATCAGCTGATGTACCACACCGGCCTCGACGGCATCTCGATGCCGCTGGTCGTGCTCTCGACGGTGCTCACGACGCTCGCCATCCTGAGCGCGTGGACACCCATCGACGCGCGCGAGAGCCAGTTCTACGGCCTGATGCTGTTCATGGAGGCGAGCCTCATCGGCGTCTTCGCGGCGCTCGACTTCTTCGTCTGGTTCGTCTTCTGGGAGGCCGTCCTCATCCCGATGTACTTCCTCGTCGGCGTCTGGGGCGGCCCCCGCCGGAAGTACGCCGCCATCAAGTTCTTCGTCTACACGAACGTCGCCTCGCTGATCATGTTCGTGGGCTTTTTCGCCCTCGTCTTCGGTCTCGGCGACTCCATCTCCAGTCTCGGGCTGCCCGAGATCGCACAGGCACTCAACGACGGCCAGCTCGGGTCGCTCGCGGGCCTCGCCCCCGACACCCTCGCGCTGGTCGCGTTCGTCCTGATGTTCTTCGGGTTCGCGGTGAAGGTGCCCGTCGCGCCGCTGCACACGTGGCTGCCGGACGCCCACGTCGAGGCGCCCACGCCGGCGTCGGTCATGCTGGCGGGCGTCATGCTGAAGATGGGGACGTACGCGCTGCTCCGATTCAACTTCACGATGCTGCCGAACGTCGCGGCCGACCTCGCGCCGTTCATCGCGGCGCTCGGGGTCGTGAGCGTCATCTACGGCTCCCTGCTCGCGCTCGCACAGCAGGACCTGAAGCGCATCGTCGCGTACTCCTCCGTCTCGTCGATGGGCTACGTCATCCTCGGACTCGTCGCCTACACGCTGTACGGCGTCGGCGGCGCGACGTTCCAGATGGTCGCCCACGGCCTCATCTCCGGCCTGATGTTCCTCTGTGTCGGCGTCATCTACAACACGACGCACACGCGGATGGTCGGCGACATGTCCGGCCTCGCCGACCGGATGCCCTACACCGTGGGGGCGTTCGTCGCCGGGTCGTTCGCCTACATGGGCCTGCCGCTGATGGCCGGCTTCGCGGGCGAGTTCTTCATCTTCAAGGGCGCGTTCGCCTCGACGGTGCTGGAGGGTGCGCCCATCTTCACGGCCGTCGCGATGTTCGGCATCGTCGTCGTCGCCGGCTACCTGCTCTTCGCCATGCAGCGCACGCTGTTCGGCGACTTCTTCTCGGCGACTGACTACCCGGTCGAGCGCGCGGCGGTCCACGACCTCGTGCCGCTGTTCGTGCTCGTCCTGTTCATCATCGCGCTGGGCACCGCCCCGGACATCTTCTTCGCGATGATCCGGGACGCCTCGGACCCCATCGTCCAGCTGGTCGAGGGTGAACAGGCCGGACTCGACTCCCTCGCCTCGGTCCTCGGAGGTGTTCGCTAG
- a CDS encoding NADH-quinone oxidoreductase subunit N — protein MFQSLQVSGTLALAPTIVLGVAALLVLVVDSIDPDSSRPTLLAGLSVGGALVALVATGVVLVTNAGQAVDLFGGQLVVDGMSLFFTLIFTSVTALVCLASYDYLAGQRYKAEYYSLVLLAATGMSLMAAANSLATIFVSLELASLPSYALVAFLKGNRGSVEAGLKYFLIGALSSAVFVYGISLVYGVTGHLSLPAIAEALQGGVDEGLVGVLGIGVLMIIGGFAYKTASVPFHFWAPEAYEGAPAPISAFLSSASKAAGFVIAFRAFTVAFPQGALGGVDWVLTFQILALVTMTLGNFAAATQENVKRMLAYSSIGHAGYVLIALAALTGNADTALVLGAGMIHLVVYGFMNTGAFLFIALAEYWGVGRTFEDYNGLGSKAPVASVAMTVFLFNLAGLPIGAGFLSKYFLLLGAVSGATVGTLILAAALIVNSALSLFYYSRIVKALWFEEAAGEFAIDGYPTGLYAAIVAAAVVTVLLLPALGFFSDTAFEAAATMVGA, from the coding sequence ATGTTCCAGTCACTCCAAGTCAGCGGGACGCTCGCGCTCGCGCCGACCATCGTCCTCGGCGTGGCGGCGCTGCTCGTCCTGGTCGTCGACAGTATCGACCCCGACTCGTCGCGCCCGACGCTCCTCGCCGGCCTCTCCGTCGGTGGAGCGCTCGTCGCGCTGGTCGCGACGGGCGTCGTCCTCGTGACCAACGCGGGACAGGCCGTCGACCTGTTCGGCGGCCAGCTGGTCGTCGACGGGATGAGCCTGTTCTTCACGCTCATCTTCACGAGCGTGACGGCGCTGGTCTGTCTCGCCTCGTACGACTACCTCGCCGGCCAGCGCTACAAGGCCGAGTACTACAGCCTCGTCCTGCTGGCGGCGACGGGGATGTCGCTGATGGCGGCGGCGAACTCGCTCGCGACCATCTTCGTGAGCCTCGAACTCGCCTCGCTCCCGTCGTACGCGCTCGTCGCGTTCCTCAAGGGGAACCGCGGGAGCGTCGAGGCGGGACTGAAGTACTTCCTCATCGGCGCGCTGTCGTCGGCGGTGTTCGTCTACGGCATCTCGCTGGTGTACGGGGTCACGGGCCACCTCTCGCTGCCCGCCATCGCGGAGGCGCTGCAGGGTGGCGTTGACGAGGGGCTCGTCGGCGTCCTCGGCATCGGCGTGCTGATGATCATCGGCGGATTCGCCTACAAGACCGCGAGCGTCCCGTTCCACTTCTGGGCGCCGGAGGCCTACGAGGGCGCGCCCGCGCCGATCTCGGCGTTTCTCTCCTCTGCGAGTAAGGCCGCCGGGTTCGTCATCGCCTTCCGGGCGTTCACCGTCGCGTTCCCCCAGGGGGCGCTCGGCGGCGTCGACTGGGTGCTCACCTTCCAGATTCTCGCGCTCGTCACGATGACGCTCGGGAACTTCGCGGCGGCGACCCAGGAGAACGTCAAGCGGATGCTCGCGTACTCCTCTATCGGGCACGCGGGCTACGTGCTCATCGCACTGGCGGCGCTCACCGGGAACGCGGACACGGCGCTCGTGCTCGGTGCCGGGATGATTCATCTCGTCGTCTACGGCTTCATGAACACCGGCGCGTTCCTGTTCATCGCGCTAGCGGAGTACTGGGGCGTCGGGCGCACCTTCGAGGACTACAACGGTCTCGGGTCGAAGGCACCGGTCGCCAGCGTGGCGATGACGGTGTTCCTGTTCAACCTGGCCGGCCTGCCCATCGGGGCGGGCTTCCTCTCGAAGTACTTCCTGTTGCTCGGTGCGGTCAGCGGGGCGACGGTGGGGACGCTCATCCTCGCCGCCGCGCTCATCGTCAACAGCGCGCTGTCGCTGTTCTACTACTCGCGCATCGTCAAGGCACTCTGGTTCGAGGAGGCCGCGGGCGAGTTCGCCATCGACGGCTACCCGACGGGCCTGTACGCGGCCATCGTCGCCGCGGCCGTCGTGACGGTGCTCCTCCTGCCCGCCCTCGGGTTCTTTTCGGACACGGCGTTCGAGGCGGCCGCGACGATGGTCGGCGCGTAA